A region of Paenibacillus thiaminolyticus DNA encodes the following proteins:
- a CDS encoding DUF1360 domain-containing protein: MWDISWMTLILLILASYRLTRLIVFDEILSFVRRPFVEERFETDESGMMYAVVDEKGGRFHAFMRKLLTCYWCVGIWSAAFLVAAYLLIPNLMFPLVLLLAIAGAAGIIESYVKG, translated from the coding sequence GTGTGGGACATATCATGGATGACACTGATATTGCTCATCTTGGCGAGTTACCGCTTGACCCGTCTGATTGTGTTCGATGAGATTTTGTCCTTCGTGCGCCGTCCCTTCGTCGAGGAACGGTTCGAGACGGATGAATCCGGCATGATGTACGCCGTCGTCGATGAGAAGGGCGGCCGCTTCCATGCGTTCATGCGCAAGCTGCTAACGTGCTACTGGTGCGTCGGCATTTGGTCGGCGGCCTTTTTGGTTGCCGCTTATTTGCTCATTCCGAATCTTATGTTTCCGCTTGTGCTTCTACTGGCTATTGCCGGAGCGGCGGGTATCATTGAATCTTATGTCAAAGGGTGA
- the ytxJ gene encoding bacillithiol system redox-active protein YtxJ: MSGLPIIQSDEQLTRMLQRSAEKPLLLYKHSSQCGSSKVAHVGINHFVNRYPQIASRFAIGVIRVVEEKHLSDRVARELGIPHVSPQILLVRQGRAVWHAGHQQINSQQLCRAAMLYGQP, from the coding sequence ATGTCAGGACTCCCGATCATTCAATCCGATGAGCAGCTTACCCGCATGCTGCAGCGATCCGCTGAGAAGCCGCTGCTATTATATAAGCACAGCTCCCAGTGCGGGTCGAGCAAGGTCGCGCATGTCGGGATCAATCATTTCGTGAACCGCTATCCGCAGATTGCCTCCCGCTTCGCGATCGGCGTCATCCGTGTCGTGGAGGAGAAGCATTTGTCCGATCGCGTGGCGCGAGAGCTCGGAATTCCGCATGTGTCTCCCCAGATTCTGCTCGTCCGCCAAGGGCGGGCCGTCTGGCATGCCGGGCATCAGCAGATCAATTCGCAGCAGCTGTGCCGGGCCGCGATGCTGTATGGCCAGCCTTAA
- the selD gene encoding selenide, water dikinase SelD: MEQQSQVRLTALSSKGGCGCKIGPADLSQVLRQLPKTEKHPDLLVGLDTSDDAGVFRLNDDLALVQTVDFFTPIVDDPYSFGQVAAANALSDIYAMGGKPLTALNIVAFPIATLDKSVLADILRGAGDKVAEAGATLVGGHSIDDPEPKFGMAVTGTIHPDRVLTNAGARPGDKLILTKPIGVGIMTTSLKRDLLRPEEIEVVTRTMTTLNKTAAEVMADFRVHACTDVTGFGLMGHSLEMAKGSGAGLHIYAEQVPVLPRVRELAESGAVPGGTKNNFRHVQDSVRFDERLDEIAQWILCDAVTSGGLLLSVDAEDAEPLVAAMRERGVAAACIGEVVAEHANEIRVTGAEAGSAR; encoded by the coding sequence ATGGAACAACAATCTCAAGTCCGTTTGACGGCCTTATCGAGCAAAGGAGGCTGCGGCTGCAAAATCGGTCCGGCCGATCTGTCCCAAGTGCTGCGCCAGCTGCCGAAGACAGAGAAGCACCCGGATCTTCTGGTCGGATTGGATACGAGCGATGACGCCGGCGTCTTCCGGCTGAACGACGATCTGGCACTCGTGCAGACCGTCGATTTTTTCACGCCGATTGTCGATGATCCGTATTCGTTCGGCCAGGTGGCTGCGGCCAATGCGCTTAGCGACATCTATGCGATGGGCGGCAAGCCGCTGACGGCGCTTAATATTGTCGCCTTCCCGATCGCGACGCTGGACAAATCGGTGCTTGCCGATATTTTACGGGGGGCTGGAGACAAGGTTGCCGAGGCGGGAGCGACGCTCGTGGGCGGCCACTCGATCGATGATCCCGAGCCGAAGTTCGGTATGGCGGTCACCGGCACCATCCATCCGGACCGGGTATTGACCAATGCCGGGGCTCGCCCGGGCGACAAGCTGATCTTGACGAAGCCGATCGGCGTTGGCATTATGACGACGTCGCTGAAGCGGGATCTGCTCCGGCCGGAGGAGATCGAGGTCGTGACCCGCACGATGACGACGTTGAACAAGACCGCCGCCGAGGTGATGGCGGATTTCCGCGTCCATGCCTGTACGGATGTGACCGGCTTCGGTCTGATGGGACACAGTCTGGAGATGGCCAAGGGCAGCGGCGCCGGGCTTCATATCTACGCGGAGCAGGTGCCTGTCCTGCCGCGCGTCCGCGAGCTCGCGGAGAGCGGAGCGGTTCCCGGCGGAACGAAGAACAACTTCCGCCATGTGCAGGACAGCGTCCGGTTCGATGAGCGGCTTGACGAGATCGCGCAATGGATTCTGTGCGATGCCGTCACCTCCGGAGGGCTGCTGCTCTCTGTCGATGCAGAGGATGCGGAACCGCTCGTGGCCGCTATGCGGGAGCGGGGCGTCGCAGCGGCATGTATCGGCGAAGTCGTCGCCGAGCACGCGAATGAGATTCGCGTCACCGGCGCGGAAGCCGGCTCAGCGCGTTAA
- a CDS encoding response regulator transcription factor: protein MDIMIVEDEASVRDILRSYFVNEGWKVHLSSDGQEALKKVQLYKMDLIVLDLMIPGMPGEEVCRNIRRMSNVPLIMITSKAREADMINGLNLGADDYITKPFRAKEVIARIHALQRRINIMNNSSRNIIYFNRRRFMVNFELEDVFLDGKPANLTATEFRTLSILVRKPGKVFSRHDLSYEVQGYRFIGDGRVMDVHIRNIRKKIEEDPKNPQYIVTKIGSGYKFNFPLDDD from the coding sequence ATGGACATTATGATTGTCGAGGATGAAGCTTCCGTCCGGGATATTCTCAGATCGTATTTCGTGAACGAAGGGTGGAAAGTGCACCTCTCGAGCGATGGACAGGAAGCGCTGAAGAAGGTCCAGCTCTACAAGATGGATTTGATCGTGCTGGATTTGATGATCCCCGGCATGCCGGGAGAGGAAGTATGCCGCAATATTAGGCGAATGTCCAATGTGCCTCTTATCATGATCACCTCCAAGGCGCGGGAGGCCGATATGATCAACGGCCTCAATCTCGGCGCGGACGACTATATTACGAAGCCGTTCCGGGCAAAGGAGGTTATCGCTCGCATTCATGCCCTTCAACGCAGAATCAACATCATGAACAACTCGAGCCGCAACATCATCTATTTCAACCGCCGCCGATTTATGGTCAATTTCGAGCTGGAGGATGTCTTTCTTGACGGTAAGCCCGCCAATCTGACGGCTACCGAGTTCAGAACCTTGAGCATCCTCGTGCGCAAACCGGGCAAAGTGTTCAGCAGGCATGACTTATCCTATGAAGTGCAGGGCTACCGGTTTATCGGGGACGGGCGCGTCATGGACGTCCATATCCGCAACATCCGCAAAAAAATCGAAGAAGATCCAAAAAACCCGCAGTACATTGTGACCAAAATAGGCTCCGGCTATAAATTCAATTTCCCGCTGGATGATGATTGA
- a CDS encoding sensor histidine kinase: MVRWNGFRLRTRTLVFLVLICLSFAALTGLYLALMHDWKQQLASYKRQAAAEYTYHLLYAIRQQTALRSNDAEWRTAMQEAAQAFTIPIRYYGPDGETIRVDLVPQHMAQRAYTVQAPVIIDGRIDGYLTAYYDMDQGLHSPAIMQLERQLQSRSLYVLLACGLAALLLSVYAAYRWSRGIRRAGQLSEAVVTGNRNMVIPSCGTREIAGLIHTINSLLDDFERHEAWRNQLMQDLTHELRTPLTAVLSRLDAIIDGIYPLTTENMLSILADIERLYRLIEDMEKLSEAEGARFELNLKRINMPQMVKGVYEGFLFLSKEKDMRFVFDKPLTPFYLDIDPDRFAQILSNVIYNAIKYTPRGGTVILGMERENGHMLLYCRDDGVGISEEDLPRIFDRFYRADKSRSRDSGGLGVGLSIAKALVEAHRGTIWAESAPGKGSTFWIRLPEPKST, from the coding sequence ATGGTGCGTTGGAATGGATTCCGGCTTCGCACACGCACGTTGGTGTTCCTTGTGCTCATTTGCCTCTCCTTCGCGGCCCTAACCGGCCTATACCTGGCCCTGATGCATGACTGGAAGCAGCAGCTCGCTTCGTATAAGCGGCAGGCTGCCGCCGAATACACCTATCATTTGCTATATGCCATCCGGCAGCAGACGGCCTTGCGCTCGAACGATGCCGAATGGAGAACTGCCATGCAGGAAGCGGCCCAAGCCTTCACCATTCCGATCCGTTATTACGGTCCGGACGGCGAGACGATCCGGGTGGACCTCGTCCCCCAACATATGGCGCAACGCGCATATACGGTTCAGGCGCCGGTCATCATCGACGGCCGCATTGACGGTTATTTGACAGCCTATTATGACATGGATCAGGGCTTGCACTCGCCGGCGATCATGCAATTGGAACGGCAGCTTCAGAGCCGGAGCCTGTATGTTCTGCTCGCCTGCGGCCTCGCCGCGCTGCTGCTGTCTGTCTATGCCGCTTATCGTTGGAGCCGCGGAATTCGCCGGGCGGGACAGTTGTCGGAAGCTGTAGTTACCGGTAACAGAAATATGGTCATCCCGTCGTGCGGTACGAGAGAGATTGCCGGCCTGATTCATACCATCAACAGCCTGCTTGACGATTTCGAGCGCCATGAGGCTTGGCGCAACCAGTTAATGCAAGATTTGACTCATGAGCTGAGGACTCCGCTTACCGCGGTGCTTTCGCGCTTAGATGCGATAATTGACGGGATTTATCCGTTAACCACGGAAAATATGCTGAGCATTCTGGCTGATATCGAACGGCTGTACCGGCTCATCGAAGATATGGAGAAGCTGTCGGAAGCAGAGGGAGCCCGCTTCGAACTGAACTTGAAGCGAATCAATATGCCGCAAATGGTGAAGGGCGTGTATGAAGGGTTCTTGTTCCTGTCGAAGGAAAAAGATATGCGGTTCGTATTCGACAAGCCGCTGACTCCCTTCTACCTCGACATCGATCCCGATCGGTTCGCGCAAATTTTGTCCAATGTCATCTATAATGCCATTAAATATACGCCCCGCGGCGGAACGGTTATCCTCGGGATGGAGCGCGAGAACGGGCATATGCTCCTGTACTGCCGCGACGACGGGGTCGGCATCTCCGAGGAGGATCTGCCGCGTATCTTCGACCGCTTCTACCGCGCGGACAAATCACGCTCCCGGGACAGCGGCGGATTGGGCGTCGGCTTAAGCATCGCCAAAGCGCTCGTCGAGGCGCACCGGGGCACGATCTGGGCCGAGAGCGCGCCGGGGAAGGGCTCTACCTTCTGGATACGGCTTCCGGAACCGAAGTCAACTTGA
- a CDS encoding ABC transporter substrate-binding protein, with protein MMKKTVSILLIAILMMAALLAGCSGSPAEEAAASSGQAATDDPSSVPAGEEGTEPEQKEGPAKTTEAAYDGEPVTLKFIIAVDDETFRIRFKEQIEATFQKITLELAEASLDAAGLQELNARGDIPDLYVMHSGYQDMKELDMLEPLDPYIERSGFDMSIFREGVAGVIRALDPDGAGALYGMPIEDNRKALFYNKAIFDKLGVDYPQDGMTYDEILDLAHKLTTERDGVKYKGFSFGYYSHAFSQLGVNGTDPETGEVRFTKESAFQQFFELLDKYRHIPGMIDTSDYTYSFSNEQNVAMYIGQLQHLPLNNAVEGLDFDIVSVPEWPDHRGIGPTAPAVSVSMNKHSQHKDAAWAVIAHLASEAGQMVLSRAGSPPTINSEEAVSQYAALHIEESGKTYNIAPIFGQKPAPIAVYSPYGPLITFNYDDFINLKAKDFVKMPGKDTATFLREMEEEYAGLVKEMKVKK; from the coding sequence ATGATGAAAAAGACCGTATCCATTCTGCTTATCGCCATCCTCATGATGGCCGCGTTGCTTGCCGGCTGCAGCGGTTCGCCGGCGGAAGAAGCGGCAGCCTCCTCCGGGCAGGCGGCAACCGATGATCCGTCCTCCGTGCCTGCGGGAGAGGAAGGCACTGAGCCGGAACAGAAGGAAGGGCCGGCGAAGACGACAGAGGCCGCCTATGACGGCGAACCGGTCACCCTCAAGTTCATCATCGCCGTGGACGATGAGACGTTCCGCATTCGCTTCAAGGAACAGATCGAAGCGACATTCCAGAAGATTACGCTGGAACTGGCCGAAGCTTCGCTGGATGCGGCAGGATTGCAGGAATTGAATGCGCGCGGCGACATCCCGGATCTGTATGTGATGCATTCCGGCTATCAGGATATGAAGGAGCTCGACATGCTGGAGCCGCTCGATCCTTACATTGAGCGCAGCGGCTTCGATATGTCTATTTTCAGGGAGGGCGTCGCCGGCGTCATTCGCGCCCTTGATCCGGACGGAGCGGGCGCTTTGTATGGGATGCCGATTGAAGACAACCGCAAGGCTCTGTTCTACAACAAAGCGATCTTCGACAAGCTCGGCGTCGATTATCCGCAGGACGGGATGACCTATGACGAGATTCTCGACTTGGCGCATAAGCTGACGACAGAGCGCGACGGGGTCAAATACAAAGGCTTTTCCTTCGGCTACTATTCCCATGCCTTTTCCCAGCTTGGGGTGAACGGCACCGATCCGGAGACGGGGGAAGTGCGGTTTACGAAGGAATCGGCGTTTCAGCAATTTTTTGAGCTGTTGGACAAATACCGCCACATTCCCGGGATGATAGATACGAGCGACTATACGTACAGCTTCAGCAACGAGCAGAATGTGGCGATGTATATCGGTCAGCTGCAGCATCTGCCGCTCAATAACGCGGTGGAGGGCCTGGACTTCGACATCGTGTCCGTCCCGGAATGGCCGGATCACAGGGGAATTGGACCGACGGCTCCGGCTGTGTCCGTCAGTATGAACAAGCACAGCCAGCACAAGGATGCGGCCTGGGCCGTCATCGCCCATCTGGCGTCGGAGGCGGGCCAGATGGTGCTGTCCCGCGCAGGCAGTCCGCCGACCATCAACAGTGAGGAGGCAGTGAGCCAATACGCCGCGTTGCATATCGAAGAGAGCGGCAAGACGTACAACATCGCTCCGATCTTCGGGCAGAAGCCGGCCCCGATTGCGGTCTATTCGCCATACGGCCCGCTTATCACCTTCAACTATGACGACTTCATCAACTTGAAAGCGAAGGATTTTGTCAAGATGCCGGGCAAGGATACAGCCACCTTTTTGCGGGAAATGGAGGAAGAGTACGCGGGACTCGTCAAAGAAATGAAGGTCAAAAAGTAG
- a CDS encoding ABC transporter substrate-binding protein, which translates to MNKRRIGILLIFTLVFTLMLSACGSSGGESGQAAPETEAAKQNKGTAGQGGQAAEPAESGDPVKLIFMAPWSKEQVEMRFLEGTREKFPNITIEATGKFANAEEFDELFAQGVVPDIILTTDGFDVLKEKDMLLPLDDLLKERDFDFSKIRPGIMEALRARDPEGQGRLLGIPIEDVAVALHYNKAVFDKFGASYPTDGMTWDEVIDLAATVTGERDGIKYRGLAMSFMSQAMTQLSAHGTDPETGEPRFSKDPAFARFFEMVKRVADIPGNWEPDITYEFTKGEVAMSLGLIANTIPYYSEDVDYDVVSFPTWADLPGVGPSTLPLTVAISKQSKHIDEALDILQYLLTDEQQLRLTRKDVPSVSSDQSILEQFAADVMTRDMNVEGIYSLQQAKPALYSPFGPDILLYGTNYVGSQVTPFLKSGDDVPTFLRKMDEDYATIVKEKKNKN; encoded by the coding sequence ATGAACAAACGCAGAATCGGCATTCTTCTTATTTTTACACTCGTATTCACATTGATGCTGTCGGCTTGCGGCTCCAGCGGCGGCGAGTCCGGGCAGGCTGCGCCGGAGACGGAAGCAGCGAAGCAGAACAAAGGCACTGCAGGGCAAGGCGGGCAAGCGGCAGAGCCAGCAGAGAGCGGCGATCCGGTCAAGCTCATCTTCATGGCGCCGTGGAGCAAGGAGCAAGTGGAGATGCGCTTCCTGGAAGGCACGAGGGAGAAATTCCCCAACATTACCATCGAAGCTACGGGCAAATTCGCCAACGCGGAAGAATTCGACGAGCTGTTCGCGCAGGGAGTCGTTCCGGACATCATCTTGACGACGGACGGGTTCGACGTGCTGAAGGAGAAGGATATGCTCCTCCCGCTTGATGATCTGCTGAAGGAGCGCGACTTCGATTTCAGCAAGATCCGGCCGGGCATCATGGAGGCGCTGCGCGCCCGCGACCCGGAAGGACAGGGACGCCTGCTGGGCATTCCGATTGAGGATGTGGCCGTAGCGCTCCATTATAATAAGGCGGTATTCGACAAGTTCGGCGCATCTTACCCGACCGATGGGATGACCTGGGATGAAGTGATCGATCTCGCCGCCACAGTTACCGGGGAGCGGGACGGCATCAAGTATCGCGGACTCGCGATGAGCTTCATGTCCCAGGCGATGACCCAGCTCTCCGCCCACGGAACGGATCCGGAGACCGGGGAACCGCGCTTCTCGAAGGATCCGGCGTTCGCCCGGTTTTTCGAGATGGTGAAGCGGGTAGCCGACATCCCGGGCAACTGGGAGCCGGATATCACCTATGAGTTCACCAAGGGTGAAGTCGCAATGAGTCTCGGGCTGATCGCGAATACGATCCCGTACTATTCGGAAGATGTGGACTATGATGTCGTCAGCTTCCCGACCTGGGCGGATCTGCCGGGCGTCGGGCCGTCGACGCTGCCGTTGACCGTGGCCATCAGCAAGCAGAGCAAGCATATCGACGAAGCGCTCGATATTCTTCAATATTTGCTTACGGATGAGCAGCAGTTGCGGCTGACCCGCAAGGATGTGCCGTCCGTCTCTTCCGATCAGAGCATTCTCGAGCAGTTCGCCGCCGATGTGATGACCCGGGACATGAACGTTGAAGGCATCTATTCGCTTCAACAGGCGAAGCCGGCCTTGTACAGTCCGTTCGGCCCGGATATTTTGCTGTACGGCACGAATTATGTCGGTTCCCAGGTGACGCCGTTCCTGAAGTCGGGGGACGACGTGCCTACGTTCCTCCGCAAGATGGATGAAGATTACGCCACAATTGTGAAGGAAAAGAAAAACAAAAATTAA
- a CDS encoding M60 family metallopeptidase: protein MKRVRDQALARDIKLLYEGVAAIPVNHKLYGGVVSAISEQAFTAAADAAGRPVIAAARYGRGRILVSGVETGFNRAGSAVPGSGSFIANMLHWLTEESAAYRQALAGQGSLQIATAASPEAFDAASGLPVEVVRLAGWSAAEGGLSGYAAAYADRSVTDEDAACLDAYIQRGGSLLVHAKGWELEWEPEEELQQRIGDRPIKVRDYPLQRLLNRAGIALGNSVIWSLPPSLPALAPDRAAASHLLRLIEQVKAVEEGTLRAADIPFGAEIADGKKKWRTLLEVVDGTIAALTDDCGLYHEIVTAANNAGIEMTLPFDKESRPYTGVLLQYACEQVTLDPDGGASPHAEVFPGLVGANAPAVHGHAVEVDFGYADLSYLRMLVPPGNWIGTGLYAPPGQVVTIDVPEDVRHLDVQVGAHTDEIGHLLRWERAPIVALRKPLQPGTNRLSSPYGGLLYLIPAKPRAGFRTQVTVSGAVRAPYFELGKTEGAEWKEKIRHYETPYAELCGRKVILTLPSAVVREVEDPEDLMLQWDDMIDQYDSFVGLGPDRPLPHRTPDRPHRICADVQISAGYMHSGYPIMIPNVPAAEDAVTISKFSSLAHGWGFWHEMGHEYQQLAWFWEDIVEVSVNIYSLLIQDYYGNPSRLAVEKDKEGRSYFDKAKAFLSRSESDPEQKFADIGLFERLAMMRQLQFAYGWDMFTWLHIAYRELPKERLPRTEQQKIDMFVEMVSRACGSDMCEFFDRWGWDYSDQARAAVAGLKLPQPSVSLWRLSE, encoded by the coding sequence ATGAAGCGGGTGCGGGATCAAGCGCTTGCGCGGGACATCAAGCTGTTGTATGAGGGCGTGGCCGCTATCCCGGTGAATCACAAGCTGTACGGCGGGGTCGTCTCCGCCATCTCGGAGCAGGCGTTCACGGCCGCGGCCGATGCGGCGGGCCGTCCGGTCATCGCGGCCGCGAGATACGGCCGGGGACGCATCCTCGTCTCCGGCGTCGAGACCGGATTCAACCGCGCGGGCAGCGCCGTGCCCGGGAGCGGGTCATTCATCGCTAACATGCTGCATTGGCTGACAGAGGAGAGCGCGGCCTACCGGCAAGCGCTCGCCGGTCAAGGGTCGCTGCAGATCGCGACGGCGGCCTCTCCGGAAGCGTTCGACGCCGCAAGCGGGCTGCCGGTGGAGGTTGTGCGCCTTGCTGGCTGGTCCGCTGCTGAAGGAGGCCTCTCGGGCTATGCCGCAGCTTACGCGGACCGCTCGGTGACGGACGAGGATGCGGCTTGCCTGGACGCCTATATCCAGAGAGGCGGCAGCCTGCTCGTGCATGCGAAGGGCTGGGAGCTGGAATGGGAGCCGGAGGAGGAACTGCAGCAGCGCATCGGCGACCGCCCGATCAAGGTAAGGGACTATCCGCTGCAGCGGCTGCTGAACCGGGCCGGCATCGCCCTGGGCAACAGCGTGATCTGGTCTCTTCCTCCGTCTCTGCCGGCCTTGGCGCCGGATCGGGCAGCCGCCTCCCATCTGCTGCGGCTGATTGAGCAGGTGAAGGCGGTCGAAGAAGGCACGCTTAGGGCGGCCGATATTCCGTTCGGCGCGGAGATCGCGGACGGGAAGAAGAAATGGCGGACGCTGCTGGAGGTGGTGGACGGCACCATTGCTGCGCTGACGGACGATTGTGGACTGTATCATGAAATTGTTACCGCTGCCAACAACGCCGGAATCGAGATGACGCTTCCGTTCGACAAGGAGAGCCGGCCGTACACCGGCGTGCTGCTGCAGTATGCCTGCGAGCAGGTGACCCTTGACCCGGACGGCGGGGCATCGCCGCATGCCGAAGTGTTCCCGGGCCTCGTCGGCGCCAATGCCCCGGCCGTGCACGGGCACGCTGTCGAGGTGGATTTCGGCTATGCGGACCTCAGCTATCTCCGCATGCTCGTCCCTCCCGGGAACTGGATCGGCACCGGACTGTACGCCCCGCCGGGACAGGTCGTCACGATCGATGTGCCGGAGGATGTGCGGCATCTCGATGTGCAGGTCGGCGCGCATACCGATGAGATCGGGCATCTGCTCCGGTGGGAGCGGGCCCCGATCGTCGCGCTGCGGAAGCCGCTGCAGCCGGGAACGAACAGGCTGAGCAGCCCGTACGGCGGCTTGCTCTATCTCATTCCGGCGAAGCCGCGGGCCGGCTTCCGGACGCAGGTGACGGTTAGCGGCGCCGTGCGGGCCCCGTACTTCGAGCTCGGGAAGACGGAGGGAGCGGAATGGAAGGAGAAGATTCGCCATTACGAGACGCCGTATGCCGAGCTGTGCGGACGGAAGGTGATCCTGACGCTGCCGTCTGCGGTTGTTCGGGAGGTGGAGGATCCGGAGGACCTGATGCTCCAATGGGACGATATGATTGATCAGTACGACAGCTTCGTCGGCCTGGGGCCGGATCGTCCACTGCCGCATCGCACGCCGGATCGTCCGCACCGAATCTGCGCCGATGTGCAGATTAGCGCCGGCTACATGCATTCCGGGTATCCGATTATGATCCCGAACGTCCCGGCTGCGGAGGACGCGGTCACCATCAGCAAGTTCAGCTCGCTGGCGCACGGCTGGGGATTCTGGCATGAGATGGGGCACGAGTACCAGCAGCTGGCCTGGTTCTGGGAGGACATTGTCGAGGTGTCAGTCAACATCTATTCGCTGCTCATTCAGGACTATTACGGCAATCCTTCCCGCTTGGCCGTGGAGAAGGACAAGGAAGGCCGGTCCTATTTCGACAAAGCGAAGGCATTCCTAAGCCGGAGCGAGAGCGATCCGGAGCAGAAGTTCGCCGATATCGGCCTGTTCGAGCGGCTGGCGATGATGCGGCAGCTGCAATTCGCGTATGGATGGGATATGTTCACCTGGCTGCATATCGCATACCGCGAGCTGCCGAAGGAACGGCTGCCGCGGACCGAGCAGCAGAAAATCGATATGTTCGTTGAGATGGTGTCGCGCGCCTGCGGCAGCGATATGTGCGAGTTTTTCGATCGGTGGGGCTGGGATTACTCCGATCAAGCCCGCGCGGCGGTCGCCGGTCTGAAGCTGCCGCAGCCGAGCGTCTCGCTGTGGAGATTGAGCGAATGA
- a CDS encoding carbohydrate ABC transporter permease, translating into MIGKVNANVRVKAAQLKKRWARDGLNTVRYAVLGREVNRGLLFKLFIYWILLVTSYIYLNPIFKMLVKMVMNEKDLNDPTVTWIPHELYFGHLEKAWTALKYSHSLFVSIGISILVAMFHIIACGLMGYALARMQFPFKKLLTFLLVLAFIIPPQVIVLPMIMMYTKLGLQGKLFSLIIPSIFGFGIKGALFVIIFRQFYTTQPKELEEAAKIDGASTFKFYWKVMFPLAKPAILVVSLFSFVWTWNDTYYPRMFLGQSSLVPLATQMSRVDASISSMLASEEAPLVLVEAIKMSASFLALLPPLLIFFFAQRYFVESVERTGLVE; encoded by the coding sequence ATGATAGGAAAAGTGAATGCCAACGTGAGAGTCAAAGCGGCGCAGCTCAAAAAACGGTGGGCGCGGGACGGCCTGAACACGGTCCGCTATGCCGTGCTTGGCCGGGAAGTGAACCGCGGCCTGCTGTTCAAGCTGTTCATATATTGGATTCTGCTCGTCACCTCGTATATCTATTTGAATCCGATCTTCAAGATGCTGGTCAAGATGGTGATGAACGAGAAGGACCTGAACGACCCGACGGTGACCTGGATTCCGCATGAGTTGTATTTCGGGCACCTGGAGAAGGCGTGGACGGCGCTCAAATATTCGCACTCGCTGTTCGTCAGCATCGGGATCTCGATCCTGGTCGCCATGTTCCATATCATCGCCTGCGGCTTGATGGGATACGCGCTGGCGAGAATGCAGTTCCCGTTCAAAAAGCTGCTGACGTTCCTGCTGGTGCTCGCCTTCATCATACCGCCGCAGGTCATCGTGCTCCCGATGATCATGATGTACACGAAGCTGGGCCTGCAGGGCAAGCTGTTCTCGCTCATCATCCCGTCCATCTTCGGCTTCGGCATTAAGGGCGCGCTGTTCGTAATCATCTTCCGGCAGTTCTATACGACCCAGCCGAAGGAATTGGAGGAGGCGGCGAAGATCGACGGGGCGAGTACCTTCAAGTTCTATTGGAAAGTGATGTTCCCGCTTGCGAAGCCGGCGATTCTGGTCGTGTCGCTGTTCTCCTTCGTCTGGACGTGGAACGACACCTATTACCCGCGGATGTTCCTGGGGCAGTCCTCGCTCGTGCCGCTGGCGACGCAGATGTCGCGGGTGGACGCCAGCATCAGCAGCATGCTGGCCAGCGAAGAAGCGCCGCTCGTGCTGGTGGAGGCGATCAAGATGTCGGCCAGCTTCCTGGCCTTGCTGCCTCCGCTGCTCATCTTCTTCTTCGCGCAGCGTTACTTCGTGGAGAGTGTGGAACGTACCGGGTTAGTAGAGTAA